AATGCAGTCTTACAGGGTCTGCGTAAAATTAAACTGTTAGCTAAAGCTAATATTTTTAGTGCCCTTGTGGGTTTGCTAGTTGCAGTACCTATTTATTATTGTTATGGTACTAAAGGGATTCCTGCATCTATTACTATCTCTTCACTAGCGGTATTTATTATTACTTATTTCTTTGCAAGAGATATTCCTCTGCCTAAAATATCTTTTGATAGATCTGTTTTTAAAACAGAAGGTGTAAGCATGCTGAAAATGGGATTCCTGTTAAGTATGACCAGTCTCATTACGATAGGGTCTTCATTCTTAGTTAGGATTTTTATTACGAAAACAGGAAGTATTGAAGATGTAGGTTTTTATAATGCAGGTTTTGCGATTATTGAAAGTTATGTAGGAATTATTTTTACGGCAATGGCAAAAGATTATTATCCGAAATTGTCTATGGTTTCAAATGATATAGAAATGAGAAACAGAGAAATTAATGAGCAAACAGAAATTGCTCTTTTGCTATTAATGCCAATTCTTACAGTTTTTATACTTGTCTTGAAATATATCGTTATAATATTATATACTCGTGAATTTGTTGTAACCGTTGAGATGATAGAATTTGCCACCTTAGGGATGTTTTTACGTGCGGTTTCATGGCCGATGGCTTACTTATTACTGGCAAAAGGCGATTCAAAAGTTTTTTTCTGGACAGAATTATTAACCACATTTTATATTATTTTATTTAATATTGTCGGTTATAAATTTTGGGGTTTAAAAGGTATTGGTGTTGCGTTTATTTTGATTTATTTTTTTTATTCAATACAGATATTCGTTACAATAAAAAAAATGTATGCATATAGAATGGATACATCCCTCATAAAGATATTTTTTATTGGTACTGTATTAATTATATTGCAGTTTATAAACGTTAATTATATAAGTTCAGAAGTTTTAAAGTACCTGCTTGGTACTATTATTTGTGGCGTATCAATTTTCATAACATATAAAAAACTAAATGATAAAATAGGTATTTTTGAATTTATAAAAAATAAGATAAGTAAATAATAAGGAAAAATTTTACAGTTTAAAAAGATTTTTTAATAGTTCTAAAAGCAATATGAAAATAGTTATACCTATATTTGGATTTGGACCTGCAGGGGGCAGTAGAGTTTTATCGCAACTTGCAAATCATTGGATAATGCAAAAACATGAGGTAATTTTTATTTGCTATAAAGGTAGTACGGCTCCATATTATCCAACAAATGCTGAAATATATTATTTTGATAATAATGGAAATTTAAGTACTAATAACGATACTTTATATAAACGTCCTATTTTTGGGATATTAAAATTAAGAAAAATACTGGAAAAGGTTTTGAATAATTTTGATTGTGATATAATTTTAGCAAACCATTCATTAACTGCTGATCCTGTTTCAAGAAGTATAAATAAGGCGAAAAAATTTTATTACATTCAAGCTTATGAACCAGATTTTTATCACGGATTAAGTATTAAGAATTTCATTTTGAAGCGAATTACTATAAATTCATATAATCTTCAAAATTTAAATTTAGTTGTAAATTCGGAAATGTACTTCAACTATAATGAAATCAAAGCAAAAAGATATGTGCCGCCAGGATTAGATTTGAAGATTTTTTCTCCTAATCTTAATGAAACTAAATCAGAT
This DNA window, taken from Kaistella carnis, encodes the following:
- a CDS encoding oligosaccharide flippase family protein, which produces MSNNSENSYKNTLKATSIFGGVQVFIIIIQILKSKAVAVLIGPTGMGILGLITQTIALLSAATNFGLETSAVKNISMADSSEDKTHLAKTVSVFQKLVFFTGTIGFLLCIVFSPLLSEIVFDNRLYTSAFIVVSISLLFMQLTAGQNAVLQGLRKIKLLAKANIFSALVGLLVAVPIYYCYGTKGIPASITISSLAVFIITYFFARDIPLPKISFDRSVFKTEGVSMLKMGFLLSMTSLITIGSSFLVRIFITKTGSIEDVGFYNAGFAIIESYVGIIFTAMAKDYYPKLSMVSNDIEMRNREINEQTEIALLLLMPILTVFILVLKYIVIILYTREFVVTVEMIEFATLGMFLRAVSWPMAYLLLAKGDSKVFFWTELLTTFYIILFNIVGYKFWGLKGIGVAFILIYFFYSIQIFVTIKKMYAYRMDTSLIKIFFIGTVLIILQFINVNYISSEVLKYLLGTIICGVSIFITYKKLNDKIGIFEFIKNKISK
- a CDS encoding glycosyltransferase, with the protein product MKIVIPIFGFGPAGGSRVLSQLANHWIMQKHEVIFICYKGSTAPYYPTNAEIYYFDNNGNLSTNNDTLYKRPIFGILKLRKILEKVLNNFDCDIILANHSLTADPVSRSINKAKKFYYIQAYEPDFYHGLSIKNFILKRITINSYNLQNLNLVVNSEMYFNYNEIKAKRYVPPGLDLKIFSPNLNETKSDKVILGTIGRKEKHKGTSYIIEAFKILREKFGNKIELHIAFGDKIFENIEGIKVFHPNGDLNLAKFYKSLNVYICAQTIQLQAIHYPIIECMACKVPVITTGYYPSNKFNSFLIPIENVNAIIDKAEVFMHTNINEINKIKEIAFNDILEFDWSNVSKKMINYFKE